ATGACGAAGTTCCACGGCTGGCTGTTGCAGGCGGACGGCGCAAGCGACGCGGCGTTGACGCAGCGCACGAGCAGTTCGTCGTCCACCCCGGTCTCACGGAAGCTGCGGCAGCTCTGTCTTTTTGTAGCGAGTTCATAAAAATCTTTCACAAAATTTCCCCCTGTCGGTTGTCTAAACGGGTTAGTATTCCAGTGTTTCGCCGGGCTGCAGCACTATTATCTCCGTGCTGAGGAGGCTTGCGTTGCTCACTGCGGTCACGAAGTCTTCCGGGTCGGCCTTTATTTTGGGGAAGGTGTTGTAGTGCATCGGGATCGCCTTGACTGGGTTGATGAAGCCTACGGCGCGCGCCGCGTCTTCTATGTCCATCGTGAAGCATCCGCCTATCGGCAGGCAGGCTACGTCGATGTGTTCGGCGGCAAGAAGCTGCATGTCCATAGTGAGCGCCGTGTCTCCCGCGTGATAGAGCCTTTTGCCCGCAAGTTCGATGACGTATCCGCAGGCAAGGCCGCCGTAGCGGACCTCTCCGTTTTCAATGATCGGGTCGCCGTGGATGGCGGGCGTCATTTTGACGCGGCCAAACGGGTAGGTCACGCGTCCGCCTACGTGCATACTTTCCGTGCGCACGCCCTGCGCCGCAAGCCAGGTGGCCGTTTCGCTGCAGGTGAAGACTGTGGCGCCGGTGCGCAGAGCAATTTCTATCGTGTCTCCGAGATGGTCTCCGTGCGTATGGGTGAGAAATATGACGTCTACTTCGGTGAAGTCAGAGGCCTGTTCCACGGCCTGCGTGTTGTTTGTCAAAAACGGGTCTATGAGCGCCTTAAAGCCGTCGCTCTCAATGTAAAACGCGCTGTGTCCAAGGAAACGAAGTTTCGGCAAAATATATACCTCCAATAGTTAATAATTATTTTAATCTTTATTTCCTGCACCTATTATACCCGATATATTTCAATTATAAGCAGGGCGGATTACTTACGCAAACGATGGGATTATGTACAAAAACGGCCCTCGCGTTACGCAGCGAAGGCCGTTTTATGATTATAAAGGTTATACGAGCGGCTTTACCGTCTTTATCGAAAGTTCTTCCAGCTGTTTGGCTTCAACTTCTGTTGGAGCGGCGGTCATCGGGCACTGCGCCTTCTGGTTTTTCGGGAAGGCCATGACGTCGCGGATGGACTTGCTGCC
This window of the Cloacibacillus sp. genome carries:
- a CDS encoding metal-dependent hydrolase, translating into MPKLRFLGHSAFYIESDGFKALIDPFLTNNTQAVEQASDFTEVDVIFLTHTHGDHLGDTIEIALRTGATVFTCSETATWLAAQGVRTESMHVGGRVTYPFGRVKMTPAIHGDPIIENGEVRYGGLACGYVIELAGKRLYHAGDTALTMDMQLLAAEHIDVACLPIGGCFTMDIEDAARAVGFINPVKAIPMHYNTFPKIKADPEDFVTAVSNASLLSTEIIVLQPGETLEY